From Salipiger profundus, a single genomic window includes:
- the argE gene encoding acetylornithine deacetylase — MLKETEAILADLISFPTVSSDSNLDMMAWMANWLEHHGAKVELFADDSGAKANMFATIGPDVPGGVVLSGHSDVVPVTDQVWHSNPFHMTERDDLLHGRGACDMKGFIAAAVAMADPLAKTPLKRPVHLCFTHDEEVGCMGARALVPELQKRGYAPRMAIVGEPTDMRIIEGHKGCCEYTCRFHGLEGHGSAPERGVNAVEYAVRYVTKLMSLAETLKGRVPANSRFDPPWTTVNVGRLYGGVAHNVIPGFAEVDWEMRPVQAGDTEFVKDALHAYVETELLPAMRKVNPAARVETQVIGEVAGLEPLPDNAARDLVAQLTGNSDCDVVPFGTEAGLFQEMGMSVVVCGPGSIAQAHKPDEFVSREQLSQCLTMLDGVAKSVAA, encoded by the coding sequence ATGCTGAAAGAGACCGAAGCGATCCTCGCAGACCTCATCTCCTTCCCCACCGTGTCGAGCGACAGCAACCTCGACATGATGGCATGGATGGCCAACTGGCTCGAACATCACGGCGCGAAGGTCGAGCTCTTCGCCGACGATTCGGGGGCCAAGGCCAACATGTTCGCAACCATCGGCCCCGATGTGCCGGGCGGCGTCGTGCTCTCGGGTCACTCCGACGTGGTGCCGGTCACCGACCAAGTCTGGCATTCGAACCCCTTCCACATGACCGAGCGCGACGACCTGCTGCACGGCCGCGGCGCCTGCGACATGAAGGGCTTCATCGCCGCTGCCGTCGCCATGGCGGACCCTCTGGCAAAGACCCCGCTGAAGCGGCCGGTGCACCTGTGCTTCACCCATGACGAGGAAGTCGGCTGCATGGGCGCCCGCGCGCTCGTGCCCGAGCTGCAGAAGCGCGGCTACGCGCCGCGCATGGCCATCGTCGGCGAACCCACCGACATGCGCATCATCGAAGGCCACAAGGGCTGCTGCGAATACACCTGTCGCTTCCACGGACTCGAAGGTCACGGCTCGGCCCCCGAGCGCGGCGTGAACGCGGTGGAATACGCGGTGCGCTACGTGACCAAGCTGATGAGCCTCGCCGAGACGCTCAAGGGCCGGGTGCCCGCCAACTCGCGCTTCGATCCTCCGTGGACCACGGTCAACGTCGGCCGGCTCTACGGCGGCGTCGCGCACAACGTCATCCCCGGCTTCGCCGAGGTCGACTGGGAGATGCGCCCGGTGCAGGCCGGCGACACCGAGTTCGTCAAGGACGCGCTGCACGCCTACGTCGAGACCGAGCTGCTGCCCGCCATGCGCAAGGTGAACCCCGCCGCCCGCGTCGAGACCCAGGTCATCGGCGAGGTCGCGGGCCTCGAGCCCCTGCCCGACAATGCCGCGCGCGATCTGGTCGCCCAGCTCACCGGCAACAGCGATTGCGACGTGGTGCCCTTCGGCACCGAGGCCGGCCTGTTCCAGGAAATGGGCATGTCGGTGGTGGTCTGCGGTCCGGGCTCGATCGCCCAGGCCCACAAGCCCGACGAGTTCGTCTCGCGCGAGCAGCTGTCGCAGTGCCTGACCATGCTCGACGGCGTCGCGAAAAGCGTCGCCGCGTGA
- a CDS encoding M24 family metallopeptidase — protein sequence MRQHRFQKDLPFSEAEYERRLGLTRAAMDRAGIDVLLVTDPSNMAWLTAYDGWSFYVHQGVLVFQDADPVWWGRNQDTNGAVRTVWMGDDRVIGYADNYVQSTERHPMEDLAQRLVGMGHETARLGVEMENYYFSAKAFKSLAESLPQARLIDATALVNWQRNIKSAEEIVFMRKAARISEKIVDGLLERVEPGIPKNEIVAEIQRDAILGADGAWGDYAAIVPLLPSGSDAAAPHLTWDGKPFNKGEATFFEISGCYRRYHAPLCRTIFLGEPPDLFLAAEDALVEGLEAGLEVARAGNRACDIANALAAPLERAGIERGARCGYPIGLSYPPDWGERTISLRSEDETILQPGMTFHFMPGLWMSDWGLEITESILITEDGPAECLCDRPRKMFVKD from the coding sequence ATGCGCCAGCATCGATTCCAGAAAGACCTGCCCTTTTCCGAAGCGGAGTACGAACGCCGCCTCGGGCTCACCCGCGCCGCGATGGACCGGGCGGGAATCGACGTGCTGCTGGTCACCGATCCCTCGAACATGGCGTGGCTCACGGCCTATGACGGCTGGTCGTTCTACGTGCACCAGGGCGTGCTCGTCTTCCAGGATGCCGACCCGGTCTGGTGGGGCCGCAACCAGGACACCAACGGCGCCGTGCGCACGGTGTGGATGGGCGACGACCGCGTCATCGGCTACGCCGACAACTACGTGCAGTCGACCGAGCGCCACCCGATGGAGGACCTCGCGCAGCGGCTCGTCGGCATGGGCCACGAGACCGCGCGGCTCGGCGTCGAGATGGAGAACTACTATTTCTCCGCCAAGGCCTTCAAATCCCTTGCCGAAAGCCTGCCGCAGGCCCGGCTGATCGACGCGACCGCGCTGGTGAACTGGCAGCGCAACATCAAGTCGGCCGAGGAAATCGTCTTCATGCGCAAGGCGGCGCGAATCTCGGAGAAGATCGTCGACGGGCTGCTCGAGCGGGTCGAGCCCGGCATCCCGAAGAACGAGATCGTGGCCGAGATCCAGCGCGACGCCATCCTCGGTGCCGACGGCGCCTGGGGCGACTACGCCGCCATCGTGCCGCTGCTGCCCTCGGGCTCCGACGCCGCCGCGCCGCACCTGACCTGGGACGGCAAGCCCTTCAACAAGGGCGAGGCGACGTTCTTCGAGATTTCCGGCTGCTACCGCCGCTATCACGCGCCGCTCTGCCGCACGATCTTCCTCGGTGAGCCGCCGGACCTGTTCCTTGCCGCCGAGGATGCGCTGGTCGAGGGGCTGGAAGCGGGGCTTGAAGTCGCCCGTGCCGGCAACCGCGCCTGCGACATCGCCAACGCGCTCGCCGCCCCGCTCGAACGCGCAGGGATTGAACGCGGCGCCCGCTGCGGTTACCCCATCGGCCTGAGCTACCCGCCGGACTGGGGCGAACGTACGATCAGCCTCCGGTCGGAGGACGAAACCATCCTCCAGCCCGGCATGACCTTCCACTTCATGCCCGGTCTGTGGATGTCCGACTGGGGCCTCGAAATCACCGAATCCATCCTCATCACCGAAGACGGACCGGCGGAATGCCTTTGCGACCGCCCCCGCAAGATGTTCGTAAAGGACTGA
- a CDS encoding ABC transporter ATP-binding protein, with translation MLDTGTSDAFVAFERVQKSYDGETLVVKDLNLTMPKGEFLTMLGPSGSGKTTCLMMLAGFETATHGAIKLDGVSINNIPPHKRGIGMVFQNYALFPHMTVAENLAFPLEVRKIGKSEREKKVKRALDMVEMGDFGGRRPAQLSGGQQQRIALARALVFEPELVLMDEPLGALDKQLREKMQFEITNLAHSLGITTVYVTHDQTEALTMSDRVAVFDDGRIQQLAPPDELYEAPKNSFVAQFIGENNTLEGVIKSISGNRCTVELDGGAMIDAMPVNVSQVGERTRVSIRPERVEVNPDLGESAHTLNAKVLEFIYMGDIFRTRLEVAGNRDFVIKTRNRPDQERLTPGQEVRIGWLPEDCRALDAD, from the coding sequence TTGCTAGATACCGGGACAAGCGACGCTTTCGTCGCGTTTGAACGCGTGCAGAAGAGCTACGATGGCGAAACACTCGTCGTCAAAGATCTCAACCTCACCATGCCGAAGGGCGAGTTCCTGACCATGCTCGGGCCCTCCGGGTCGGGCAAGACGACCTGCCTCATGATGCTGGCCGGCTTCGAGACCGCCACCCACGGGGCGATCAAGCTCGACGGGGTCAGCATCAACAACATCCCGCCGCACAAGCGCGGGATCGGCATGGTCTTCCAGAACTACGCGCTGTTTCCGCACATGACCGTCGCCGAGAACCTCGCGTTCCCGCTCGAGGTCCGCAAGATCGGCAAGTCCGAGCGCGAGAAGAAGGTGAAGCGCGCGCTCGACATGGTCGAGATGGGCGATTTCGGCGGTCGCCGCCCGGCGCAGCTTTCGGGCGGCCAGCAGCAGCGGATCGCGCTGGCGCGGGCGCTGGTGTTCGAGCCCGAGCTGGTGCTGATGGACGAGCCGCTGGGCGCGCTCGACAAGCAGCTTCGCGAGAAGATGCAGTTCGAGATCACCAACCTCGCGCATAGCCTCGGCATCACCACGGTCTACGTGACGCACGACCAGACCGAGGCGCTGACGATGTCAGACCGGGTCGCGGTCTTCGACGACGGTCGCATCCAGCAGCTCGCGCCGCCGGACGAACTCTACGAGGCGCCGAAGAACAGCTTCGTCGCGCAGTTCATCGGCGAGAACAACACGCTCGAGGGTGTCATCAAGAGCATCAGCGGCAACCGCTGCACCGTCGAGCTCGACGGGGGCGCGATGATCGACGCGATGCCGGTCAACGTGAGCCAGGTCGGCGAGCGCACCCGCGTGTCGATCCGCCCCGAGCGGGTCGAGGTGAACCCGGATCTCGGCGAGAGCGCCCATACGCTCAACGCCAAGGTGCTCGAGTTCATCTACATGGGCGACATCTTCCGCACCCGGCTCGAGGTGGCGGGCAACCGCGACTTCGTCATCAAGACCCGCAACCGGCCCGACCAGGAGCGCCTGACACCGGGGCAGGAGGTCCGTATCGGCTGGCTGCCGGAAGACTGCCGCGCGCTCGACGCGGACTAG
- a CDS encoding GntR family transcriptional regulator, which translates to MSNAAARFQRLHAELRARICLLDYPPGTRLSEETLAAEFGTSRTPLRRVLARLEDEGLLTSRHGVGTLVTDVDLAEMAQVYALRLELAQLAGQLSPLPVTPEVLTELRGYIARGEALVAAPQPRAFAALNMDYHAFGLSLTGNAALRETAERLYYRTARIWLKSIPHMDLAAECGIFLSEMRDTETALLAGDPQAAALIRRAHISMSVKRMSR; encoded by the coding sequence GTGAGCAACGCCGCCGCGCGGTTCCAGCGTCTTCACGCGGAACTGCGCGCGCGGATCTGCCTGCTCGACTACCCGCCGGGCACGCGCCTGTCCGAAGAAACCCTCGCCGCCGAGTTCGGCACCTCGCGCACGCCGCTGCGCCGGGTGCTCGCCCGGCTCGAGGACGAGGGCCTGCTGACCAGCCGCCACGGCGTCGGCACGCTGGTGACCGACGTCGATCTTGCGGAAATGGCGCAGGTCTACGCGCTGCGGCTGGAGCTGGCCCAGCTCGCCGGGCAGCTCTCGCCCCTGCCCGTGACCCCCGAGGTTCTCACCGAGCTCCGTGGCTACATCGCGCGCGGCGAGGCGCTGGTCGCCGCCCCGCAGCCGCGCGCCTTCGCCGCGCTCAACATGGACTACCACGCCTTCGGCCTGTCGCTGACCGGCAACGCCGCGCTGCGCGAGACGGCGGAACGGCTCTACTACCGCACCGCCCGGATCTGGCTGAAGTCGATCCCGCACATGGACCTCGCTGCCGAATGCGGCATCTTCCTGAGCGAGATGCGCGACACCGAAACCGCGCTTTTGGCCGGTGACCCGCAGGCCGCCGCTCTCATCCGCCGCGCGCATATCTCGATGAGCGTGAAACGCATGAGCCGCTGA